From Aedes albopictus strain Foshan chromosome 1, AalbF5, whole genome shotgun sequence, one genomic window encodes:
- the LOC134288632 gene encoding polyserase-2-like, which yields MNQRECFLILCFLCLMQFSDTSYQCGIRLHGLRPLIKDGRQAEEGQWPWHVAVFNRLKSTDRFKYGCGGTLVNEKHTLTAAHCVKRLARGHRPPVLYEIELHFGQHNLSKLSDNVVVRDVSKIHVHPEYEPNKNDIAMLVMRLPVEYSDTVIPICLDQEVDRELQALESKPGWIAGWGMTENGTISDVLRTASLSMVSHLTCLQNDPNLFGNCLNEKVFCAGNKTGSSPGPGDSGGGMYISDGDRWQLRGIISFGKFNELKKSIDTSKYIVFVNVQWYLTWVKEILEESEPSLDKRQKRISELECDRFQTLTKKRPNGDCLNIYMHNVMVIKPNTTFTKRCNGVLVDESHVITTCSCVRPKGDARYLPAKVQIEAYGEVDVAEMICHPKHTDHSQHYDLAILKLDATLMLSNTRIPACLANNWTENLYDILVQTSYVTNRFDNHKILVELNENKISLYEKCKSLHRPEWFNRSDLIGELCVNSTDQLMYNAYHELTSSYSSGAVLQTSNRQSCISTAVGLKVHIEKTDEYSFQYWMGIYARIAYHLDWLEQNIWNGQSEDFGQKQLSDRSSAATATVAKVVFCAFDLRKCPIRQLLRMAWLAMGKCCSVDEVCC from the exons ATGAACCAGCGTGAGTGCTTCCTTATTTTATGTTTTCTGTGTTTGATGCAGTTTTCCGATACATCCTACCAATGTGGAATCAGACTACACGGATTGCGTCCACTGATAAAAGACGGTAGGCAAGCAGAAGAAGGTCAGTGGCCATGGCACGTAGCAGTGTTCAATCGATTGAAGAGTACCGATCGGTTCAAGTATGGCTGCGGGGGCACTTTGGTCAACGAAAAGCACACCCTGACGGCAGCTCATTGCGTCAAACGTTTAGCCCGTGGCCATCGACCACCAGTTTTGTACGAGATTGAGCTTCATTTCGGTCAGCATAATCTTTCGAAGTTGAGTGATAACGTTGTGGTCCGCGACGTTAGTAAAATACATGTGCACCCGGAATATGAGCCAAATAAGAATGACATCGCTATGCTGGTGATGCGATTGCCAGTGGAGTACTCCGATACCGTGATTCCGATTTGTCTGGACCAGGAAGTGGACCGTGAATTGCAAGCGTTAGAAAGTAAACCCGGATGGATCGCAGGGTGGGGAATGACGGAGAACGGGACCATTTCGGATGTACTTCGTACGGCTTCGCTGTCCATGGTAAGTCATCTGACGTGTCTGCAGAACGACCCAAATCTGTTTGGTAATTGTTTGAACGAAAAAGTTTTCTGCGCTGGAAATAAAACAGGTA GCAGTCCTGGACCGGGAGACAGTGGCGGCGGCATGTACATCAGTGATGGCGATCGTTGGCAGCTCAGGGGAATtatttcctttggaaaattcaaCGAGTTGAAGAAATCAATTGATACCTCCAAGTACATCGTGTTCGTTAACGTACAATGGTACTTAACATGGGTTAAGGAAATTTTAGAAGAGAGTGAACCTAGCCTGGACAAGAGACAAAAACGAATAAGCGAGCTAG AGTGCGACCGATTCCAAACACTGACGAAAAAACGACCCAACGGTGATTGTTTAAACATATATATGCACAAC GTGATGGTAATTAAACCAAATACCACTTTTACGAAACGGTGCAATGGTGTCCTGGTAGATGAGTCACATGTCATAACCACTTGCAGCTGCGttcg ACCAAAAGGCGATGCACGATACTTGCCAGCAAAAGTGCAAATCGAAGCGTACGGAGAAGTGGACGTTGCGGAAATGATATGTCATCCGAAACATACCGATCACAGCCAACACTACGACTTAGCCATTCTGAAACTGGATGCAACGCTTATGCTCAGTAATACCCGGATCCCAGCTTGTTTGGCTAATAACTGGACGGAAAATCTATACGACATTCTTGTGCAGACGTCCTACGTAACTAATAGGTTTG ATAACCACAAGATTCTCGTTGAGTTGAACGAGAACAAAATATCCCTGTATGAAAAATGCAAATCACTGCATAGACCCGAGTGGTTCAACAGGTCTGATCTTATCGGGGAGCTGTGCGTCAACAGTACTGATCAGTTGATGTACAATGCCTATCATGAGTTGACGTCCAGTTATTCATCAGGTGCAGTGCTACAGACATCCAACAGGCAATCGTGTATATCCACTGCGGTGGGCCTAAAAGTTCACATCGAAAAAACCGATGAATATTCCTTTCAGTATTGGATGGGAATTTATGCTCGAATTGCCTACCATTTGGACTGGCTTGAGCAGAACATCTGGAATGGACAATCCGAAG ATTTCGGTCAAAAACAACTGTCGGATCGGTCGTCTGCGGCCACCGCCACGGTCGCGAAAGTGGTGTTCTGCGCTTTCGACTTGCGGAAGTGTCCCATCCGCCAGCTGCTAAGGATGGCTTGGCTTGCGATGGGCAAGTGCTGCAGCGTAGATGAAGTTTGCTGCTAA